The nucleotide sequence CAGACCATAAACGCTCAACCAGCTGTCCTTGCTGTAAACATAGCCGGCCTGCAGGCACTCCAACTGCAAAACCAAACCTTGAAGCCTAAATTAGTAGCCGGATTAAGCCTTGGCGAATATTCTGCTTTAGTAGCCGCCAAGAGCCTTTCTATTGAGGATAGCCTGGTGCTGGTAAGAAAAAGAGCGCAATTGATGAGCGAAGCGTCTTTAAAAAACCCCGGAAAGATGGCGGCTATTATCGGATTATCCGAGCAAAAGGTCGAAGAGATTTGCCGGTTAAGCGGATCACAAATCGCTAATTTAAATTCTCCCGGCCAAATTGTTGTTTCCGGGACTAATTTAGAGATAGAAAACGTTGTTAAATTAGCCGGGGAAAAAGGGGCAAAAAGAACAGTTATCTTAAAAATAGAAGGTCCTTATCACTGTCATTTAATGGATCAGGCAGCTGAAGGTTTAGGCCAAGAACTGGCTAAGGTTGAAATCGCAAAACCTCGTGTGCCGATAGTAGCTAATGTTACCGGG is from Candidatus Omnitrophota bacterium and encodes:
- the fabD gene encoding ACP S-malonyltransferase encodes the protein MVSLAYIFPGQGAQYVGMGKDLYQNSPAARGVFEKADQILGFNLTDLCFNGPLDKLSQTINAQPAVLAVNIAGLQALQLQNQTLKPKLVAGLSLGEYSALVAAKSLSIEDSLVLVRKRAQLMSEASLKNPGKMAAIIGLSEQKVEEICRLSGSQIANLNSPGQIVVSGTNLEIENVVKLAGEKGAKRTVILKIEGPYHCHLMDQAAEGLGQELAKVEIAKPRVPIVANVTGACEDSPQEIKSNLKEQLTCKTLWEKSIHLMISQGITNFVEIGPGKVLKGLLRRIDQDLKVYNVEKTEDLDKLLN